The stretch of DNA GGACTTTTTCTTTCAAGCGGTCAATCTTGACCTCTGCTGTGCGCCGCTTTTTCTTACGGATATAGTCTATTGTGGCCATTTCATCGATGGGCAGTTCCGCAACTTGGCGGAACAGAGCACGCGAATTGACCACGTCATCGCCGTTAATACCGACAATCAAATCACCGCGGCGAAGGCCACCGGTAGCGGCGGGGCCTTTGTCATTCACGCGCGTAATCAGCGCACCTTTAGCTTCGTCCAAACCATAGCTTTTGGCCAAGTTTTTATCGACCGCCTGCACACGAACACCTAATGTGCCGCGCCGGGTTTCGCCGAACTCGCGCAGTTGGGCGACCACGGATTGGGTCAAATCTGCGGGAACAGAGAAACTAATACCAACAGAGCCACCAGTGGGTGACAAAATCGCGGTGTTTACGCCAATCACTTCGCCCGCCATATTAAAGAGGGGTCCGCCGCTATTGCCTTTGTTGATAGCGACATCGGTCTGAATGAAGTCATCATAGGTGCCGTGATTAATATTGCGCGAGCGCGCAGATACAATACCCGCCGCGACAGAGCCATTATAGCCGAATGGGTTACCAATCGCTATGACCCAATCACCGACTTCGGCCTTGGACGCATCGCCAAAGGGCACAAACGGCATATCCTTACCCGCATCAATTTTTAGAAGCGCAATATCTGTGGCAGGGTCACGGCCGATAAGTGTGGCGGTGTAAACGTCCTCATTCGGAAATGACACTTCGATAATATCGGCGCCCTCAATGACGTGATTATTGGTGACGATGTAGCCGTCTTTATCTATCACAAAGCCAGAGCCGAGCGATTTTGATACGCGTCCGCCAATATCCCCGCCGCCAAAGAAGTCGTCAAAGCGTTCCAATGGAGAGCCTTCGGGAAAACGCCCAACATTAGTGTCGACTTCTACGGTCTGTGCCGTTGAAATATTAACCACAGCCGGGCTAAGCCGTTGCGCGAGTTC from Fretibacter rubidus encodes:
- a CDS encoding Do family serine endopeptidase codes for the protein MTFLTRLFLAISLLFLPLSAAFAQTRGVPDGFAELAQRLSPAVVNISTAQTVEVDTNVGRFPEGSPLERFDDFFGGGDIGGRVSKSLGSGFVIDKDGYIVTNNHVIEGADIIEVSFPNEDVYTATLIGRDPATDIALLKIDAGKDMPFVPFGDASKAEVGDWVIAIGNPFGYNGSVAAGIVSARSRNINHGTYDDFIQTDVAINKGNSGGPLFNMAGEVIGVNTAILSPTGGSVGISFSVPADLTQSVVAQLREFGETRRGTLGVRVQAVDKNLAKSYGLDEAKGALITRVNDKGPAATGGLRRGDLIVGINGDDVVNSRALFRQVAELPIDEMATIDYIRKKKRRTAEVKIDRLKEKVRKADGTLEPQIEGDIEGVAMGVSVEALTREVRRKHRIKDDVVGVRVVKVAAKSEASGKIVPGDIIEEVGFEPVGSPEAFMDAVKSMEEGSSPVTILVNQNGNYKFYSLML